The following proteins come from a genomic window of Pyxidicoccus sp. MSG2:
- a CDS encoding RNA polymerase sigma factor has protein sequence MTGTSQPVLKVIQGGHHQDRRALMRELYTKYGGSVMGRCRYLLKDATKAEDAMHDVFARALTHGDDFRSEASPLTWLMKIATNHCLNQLRSERAGWRQWFERDAAARTEAHGGAGELETRDLVRRLLAKVDVETQAAVVHYHVDGMTLEEVAAVLGRSVPTIRKRLERFAELGGEELRVR, from the coding sequence GTGACGGGAACGAGCCAGCCGGTCCTCAAGGTGATTCAAGGTGGCCACCACCAGGACCGGCGGGCCCTCATGCGCGAGCTGTACACGAAGTACGGCGGCAGCGTGATGGGCCGCTGCCGCTACCTCCTGAAGGACGCGACGAAGGCAGAGGACGCGATGCACGACGTGTTCGCTCGCGCCCTCACCCACGGCGACGACTTCCGTTCGGAGGCGTCGCCGCTGACGTGGTTGATGAAGATTGCCACCAACCACTGCCTCAACCAGCTCCGCTCGGAGCGGGCGGGCTGGCGGCAGTGGTTCGAGCGGGACGCGGCGGCGCGCACGGAAGCGCACGGCGGCGCGGGTGAGCTGGAGACGCGAGACCTGGTGCGCCGGCTGCTGGCGAAGGTGGACGTGGAGACGCAGGCGGCGGTGGTGCACTACCACGTGGACGGGATGACGCTGGAAGAGGTGGCGGCGGTGCTGGGGCGCTCGGTCCCCACCATCCGCAAGAGGCTGGAGCGTTTCGCCGAGCTGGGTGGAGAGGAGCTGAGGGTCCGATGA
- a CDS encoding nucleotidyltransferase produces MGTDATLAERDRAPDEINARARAIGLLVDAGVPFVVGGAYAYATYTGIYRDTKDLDLFPRKRDALRALEVLEADGWRTERADEVWIYKAYKGDYFVDFIFSSGNGVAVVDDEWFSNAKTCTIFGHECLVAPAEEMIWSKAFVNERERYDGSDVNHLILKAGRSMDWGRLMRRFDRYWEVLLSHLMMYRFAYPSERDMVPDWVMAELMSRTLHTIREGCWEDKLCRGNLISRVNYHVDIHHWGFRDGRAWDENERQQGDERGARSELENSVGGSR; encoded by the coding sequence ATGGGCACGGACGCCACGCTGGCCGAGCGCGACCGCGCTCCGGACGAGATCAACGCCCGCGCCCGGGCGATTGGGCTCCTGGTCGATGCGGGAGTGCCCTTCGTGGTGGGCGGTGCGTACGCGTACGCGACCTACACCGGCATCTACCGGGACACGAAGGATTTGGACCTCTTCCCGCGCAAGCGTGACGCGCTGCGGGCGCTCGAGGTGCTGGAGGCGGACGGCTGGCGCACCGAGCGCGCGGACGAGGTGTGGATCTACAAGGCCTACAAGGGCGACTACTTCGTCGACTTCATCTTCTCGTCGGGCAACGGCGTGGCGGTGGTGGATGACGAGTGGTTCAGCAACGCCAAGACGTGCACCATCTTCGGGCACGAGTGTCTGGTGGCGCCCGCCGAGGAGATGATCTGGTCCAAGGCCTTCGTGAACGAGCGCGAGCGGTATGACGGCTCGGACGTGAACCACCTCATCCTGAAGGCGGGGCGGAGCATGGACTGGGGGCGGCTGATGCGCCGCTTCGACCGGTACTGGGAGGTGCTGCTCAGCCACCTGATGATGTACCGGTTCGCCTATCCGTCCGAGCGGGACATGGTCCCCGACTGGGTGATGGCGGAACTGATGAGCCGCACGCTCCACACCATCCGCGAGGGGTGCTGGGAGGACAAGCTGTGCCGCGGGAACCTCATCTCGCGGGTGAACTATCACGTCGACATCCACCACTGGGGCTTCCGCGACGGGAGGGCCTGGGACGAGAACGAACGACAGCAGGGAGACGAGCGTGGCGCGCGATCCGAGCTCGAAAATTCGGTTGGCGGCAGTCGGTGA
- a CDS encoding metallophosphoesterase family protein: protein MAAVGDLHCREDQHGRFRQLVKQVNATADLLVLCGDLTDRGMLEEGKVLAEELSALRVPCAAVLGNHDYEHNQVKEICSELSKVGVHLLDGDHFIFEKVLGVAGVKGFGGGFGNATLQAFGEGQTKAFVQEAVHESLKLEAALSHLDTAKKVVIMHYSPVPETLDGENSEIRPFLGTSRLSMPIDHYGAEAVFHGHAHHGTRNGKTKSGIPVYNVAMPLLAKHTPDQRYVLLEV, encoded by the coding sequence TTGGCGGCAGTCGGTGACCTTCACTGCCGCGAGGACCAACACGGACGCTTCCGACAGCTCGTCAAACAGGTGAACGCCACGGCGGACCTGCTCGTGCTGTGCGGGGACCTCACCGACAGGGGGATGCTTGAGGAGGGCAAGGTGCTCGCGGAGGAGCTGTCCGCGCTGCGCGTGCCGTGTGCGGCGGTGCTGGGCAACCACGACTACGAGCACAACCAGGTCAAGGAGATCTGCAGCGAGCTGTCGAAGGTGGGCGTCCACCTGCTCGACGGGGACCACTTCATCTTCGAGAAGGTGCTGGGCGTGGCGGGCGTGAAGGGCTTCGGCGGCGGCTTCGGCAACGCCACCCTGCAGGCCTTCGGCGAGGGGCAGACGAAGGCCTTCGTGCAGGAGGCGGTGCACGAGTCGCTCAAGCTGGAGGCCGCGCTGAGCCACCTCGACACTGCGAAGAAGGTGGTCATCATGCACTACTCCCCGGTGCCGGAGACGCTGGACGGGGAGAACAGCGAAATCCGCCCGTTCCTCGGGACGAGCCGGCTGTCGATGCCGATTGACCACTACGGCGCCGAGGCCGTCTTCCACGGACACGCACACCATGGCACGCGCAACGGGAAGACCAAGAGCGGCATCCCCGTCTACAACGTGGCCATGCCCCTGCTGGCGAAGCACACGCCGGACCAACGGTACGTGCTGCTGGAAGTGTAG
- a CDS encoding ABC transporter ATP-binding protein yields MLHIRAVSKTYPNGVRALQGIDLTIQRGLFGLLGPNGAGKSTLMRILATLQPPDAGQLTFDGADVLADPRAHRRHLGYLPQDFGVYPGVSASELLDHLGVLKGLTDRRARREQVDALLQQTNLYEHRKKAVSGFSGGMRQRFGIAQALLGDPRMLIVDEPTAGLDPEERNRFHNLLSEVGENVVVLLSTHIVEDVRQLCPRMAILSGGRVLREGAPETLVAELAGRVWRKTVEKHEVAGHRASRSVLSTQLSGGKTVLRVLADASPGPGFESVPADLEDVYFSALSSGPRAV; encoded by the coding sequence ATGCTGCACATACGCGCCGTGTCGAAGACCTATCCGAATGGGGTGCGCGCGCTCCAAGGCATCGACCTGACGATTCAGCGGGGCCTGTTCGGGCTCCTCGGGCCGAATGGAGCCGGGAAGTCCACCCTGATGCGCATCCTGGCCACGCTCCAGCCGCCGGACGCGGGGCAGCTCACCTTCGACGGCGCTGATGTGCTCGCGGACCCGCGCGCTCACCGACGACACCTCGGCTATCTGCCGCAGGACTTCGGTGTGTACCCCGGCGTGTCCGCCAGCGAATTGCTGGACCACCTGGGCGTGCTCAAGGGCCTGACGGACCGGCGCGCGCGCCGCGAGCAGGTGGACGCGTTGCTGCAGCAGACGAACCTGTATGAGCACCGCAAGAAGGCCGTCAGCGGCTTCTCGGGAGGCATGCGGCAGCGCTTCGGGATTGCGCAGGCCCTGCTGGGCGACCCGCGGATGCTCATCGTCGACGAGCCCACCGCGGGGTTGGACCCCGAAGAGCGGAACCGATTCCACAACCTCCTGAGCGAAGTGGGCGAGAACGTCGTGGTGCTGCTGTCGACGCACATCGTCGAGGACGTGCGCCAGCTCTGTCCCCGGATGGCCATCCTGTCCGGAGGCCGGGTGCTGCGGGAGGGGGCGCCCGAGACGCTCGTCGCGGAGCTGGCCGGTCGCGTGTGGCGCAAGACGGTGGAGAAGCACGAGGTCGCCGGCCACCGCGCGTCCCGCTCCGTGCTGTCCACGCAGCTCTCCGGAGGGAAGACGGTGCTGCGCGTGCTGGCGGACGCGTCGCCGGGGCCAGGGTTCGAGTCCGTGCCCGCGGACCTGGAAGACGTCTACTTCTCCGCCCTGTCGTCCGGGCCGCGCGCGGTCTGA
- a CDS encoding M1 family aminopeptidase, translating into MLGEVLRFEWRYQTRQLAFFVAVAAFVGMAFVFVGTGYGPDNVHVNSPHSVMQSMGLLSLFSIFVLSFFCANAALRDSEHKMEELVYATSIHKLTYLSARFAGALLAALAVFTVAALGLMLAPRVLAVDAERLGDTEVLRYVWALAVMVLPNLVFAASLLFAISALTRSALASYIGAVFLYALYFVGSMLGDSPLMAGAAPQTPEAMARAALLDPFGLSAFFTQTRYWTEHERNTRLLSLEGPFLLNRLLWLGVSACVLGFVYQRFAFRVSAGSKTGRGATTEEAPPGAAYRPVASRGGNGALAWAALRSAVRLESRYVLKSGAFLSLLALWVVVVGMEVVAGSTRTEYGTHLLPTTAVLLPNLQQTLSLIGTLTLVYFGAELVWRERVVRMSELLDSTPVSSAVLYLSKLAVLAVLVVVLAASAVGIAVLFQLSRGYVHLEPGLYLSLLYFTGLPLLLFAVAVLWLQTLSPNRYVGMFLALLLALVLRQGGVVGLEHGLLRYAGGPPVRYSDMNGFGAAAASFSAFMVYWGAFAGLLGLVTCGLWRRGVSPPLWARCAALPRVWGRSGRVGAAACLGVFIVAGGFIFHGTNVLNRYETRSQRADWKADYEKAYQRYEMLAQPSIVAVKSHVDLFPKDARYQAAGTYQLENRTSESIQTIWVSVQRDVSLSALKLAGARLHSHDARFGMYEFRLERPMPPGARVELVFDVDVVRQGLDVSDPEASIVENGSFIANVEAFPTIGYRKGYELKDARERRKRGLPETPAVEAIDEGDLGLSEEGGRQRAWTTVETTLSTSEDQLAVAPGVLHREWRDGGRHYFHYVMDRPTVNWFAFVSARYAVAKVKHQGVDVEVYYHPEHASNVARMMTAATRSLDVFGEQFGPYPHAQLRIVEVPSYWGFGALALSNTIYYPEHRGFLADLRGAEGVDLITRRIAHEVAHQWWGHQVDPANGPGASTITESLAKYSEQLVLKATYGEPHVRGVLAFDLDRYLRGRAAEDAEEPPLTGVKDQSYLYYGKGAVVMNALSDLLGEAAVNRALRRLVSERAWPNAQPTATDLVAVLRAEASEAQRPLIDQWMTEVVLYDLKVESATYEPLADGRYRVTARIAAAKTAHRGGEDVPLELDEALDVGVFAQHPDGDAPALYSAKHRFTGASTEVSVIVKERPVYVGVDPFLRRVELERSDNLLKPVIATGPAR; encoded by the coding sequence ATGCTCGGCGAGGTGCTTCGCTTCGAGTGGCGCTACCAGACGCGCCAGCTTGCCTTCTTCGTGGCCGTCGCGGCCTTCGTGGGAATGGCCTTCGTGTTCGTCGGCACGGGCTACGGCCCGGACAACGTCCACGTGAACTCGCCACACTCCGTCATGCAGTCGATGGGGCTCTTGTCGCTGTTCTCCATCTTCGTGCTCAGCTTCTTCTGCGCGAATGCGGCGCTGCGTGACAGCGAGCACAAGATGGAGGAGCTCGTCTATGCGACGTCCATCCACAAGCTCACGTACCTGTCCGCGCGGTTCGCCGGAGCGCTGCTGGCGGCGCTCGCGGTGTTCACGGTGGCCGCGCTGGGGCTGATGCTGGCGCCTCGGGTGCTGGCCGTGGACGCGGAGCGGCTCGGGGACACGGAGGTGCTTCGCTACGTGTGGGCGCTCGCGGTGATGGTGCTGCCCAATCTGGTCTTCGCGGCGTCACTGCTGTTCGCCATCTCCGCGCTGACGCGCAGCGCGCTGGCCAGCTACATCGGGGCCGTCTTCCTCTACGCGCTCTACTTCGTGGGCTCCATGCTGGGGGACTCACCGCTGATGGCGGGGGCCGCGCCGCAGACGCCCGAGGCCATGGCGCGCGCAGCGCTGCTGGACCCATTCGGCCTGTCCGCCTTCTTCACGCAGACGCGGTACTGGACCGAGCATGAGCGGAACACCCGCCTGCTCTCACTGGAGGGCCCCTTCCTGCTGAACCGCCTGCTGTGGCTGGGCGTCTCGGCGTGCGTGTTGGGGTTCGTCTACCAGCGCTTTGCCTTCCGCGTGTCGGCCGGGTCGAAGACGGGCAGGGGAGCGACGACTGAAGAGGCGCCTCCAGGGGCCGCGTACCGGCCGGTGGCGAGCCGGGGTGGTAACGGTGCCCTTGCCTGGGCCGCGCTGAGGTCCGCGGTTCGGCTGGAGTCGCGGTACGTGTTGAAGAGCGGGGCCTTCCTGTCACTGCTCGCGCTGTGGGTCGTCGTGGTGGGCATGGAGGTCGTCGCGGGCTCCACCCGCACGGAGTACGGCACGCACCTGCTGCCCACGACGGCGGTGCTGCTCCCGAACCTCCAGCAGACGTTGTCCCTCATCGGCACCCTCACGCTGGTCTACTTCGGCGCGGAGTTGGTCTGGCGCGAGCGCGTCGTCCGCATGAGCGAGTTGCTCGATTCGACGCCGGTGTCCAGCGCCGTGCTCTACCTGTCCAAGCTGGCGGTGCTGGCGGTGCTGGTTGTCGTGCTGGCCGCCTCGGCGGTGGGCATCGCGGTGCTGTTCCAGCTCTCGCGCGGCTATGTCCACCTGGAGCCGGGGCTTTACCTGTCGCTCCTGTACTTCACGGGGCTGCCGCTGCTGTTGTTCGCGGTGGCGGTGCTGTGGCTCCAGACGCTGAGCCCGAACCGGTACGTGGGCATGTTCCTGGCCCTGCTCCTGGCACTGGTCCTCCGCCAGGGTGGAGTGGTGGGACTGGAGCACGGCCTGCTGCGCTACGCGGGTGGGCCTCCGGTGCGGTACTCGGACATGAACGGCTTCGGCGCGGCCGCCGCGTCCTTCTCCGCGTTCATGGTGTATTGGGGCGCGTTCGCGGGCCTGCTGGGGCTCGTCACGTGTGGCCTGTGGCGGCGTGGAGTCAGTCCTCCGCTGTGGGCGCGTTGCGCGGCGCTGCCTCGCGTGTGGGGGCGGAGCGGCAGGGTGGGCGCGGCGGCCTGCCTGGGCGTGTTCATCGTGGCGGGGGGCTTCATCTTCCACGGCACGAATGTGCTGAACCGCTACGAGACGCGCTCGCAGCGCGCCGACTGGAAGGCGGACTACGAGAAGGCCTACCAGCGCTACGAGATGCTGGCACAGCCGAGCATCGTCGCGGTGAAGTCGCACGTCGACCTCTTCCCAAAGGACGCGCGCTACCAGGCGGCCGGCACGTACCAGTTGGAGAACCGGACCTCGGAGTCCATCCAGACAATCTGGGTCTCCGTGCAGCGCGACGTGAGCCTGTCCGCGCTGAAGCTGGCGGGCGCGCGGCTGCACTCCCACGACGCCCGCTTCGGGATGTATGAGTTCCGGCTGGAGCGCCCCATGCCGCCCGGTGCGCGCGTCGAACTGGTCTTCGACGTCGATGTGGTGCGACAGGGCCTCGATGTCTCGGACCCCGAGGCCTCCATCGTCGAGAACGGCTCGTTCATCGCCAACGTGGAGGCGTTTCCCACCATCGGCTACCGGAAGGGCTACGAGCTCAAGGACGCGCGCGAGCGACGCAAGCGCGGCCTTCCCGAGACACCGGCGGTCGAAGCCATCGACGAGGGAGACCTGGGGCTCTCGGAGGAGGGAGGCCGCCAACGCGCGTGGACCACCGTGGAGACGACGCTGTCGACGTCGGAGGACCAGCTCGCGGTGGCTCCGGGTGTGCTGCATAGGGAGTGGCGGGACGGTGGCCGGCACTACTTCCACTACGTCATGGACCGCCCCACGGTGAACTGGTTCGCCTTCGTTTCCGCTCGCTACGCGGTGGCGAAGGTGAAGCACCAGGGCGTCGACGTGGAGGTGTATTACCACCCCGAGCATGCGTCCAACGTGGCCCGGATGATGACCGCGGCGACGCGCTCGCTGGACGTCTTTGGCGAGCAGTTCGGCCCCTATCCGCACGCGCAGCTTCGCATCGTGGAGGTGCCCTCGTACTGGGGCTTCGGCGCGCTCGCGCTGTCGAACACCATCTACTATCCGGAGCATCGGGGCTTCCTGGCGGACCTACGCGGCGCGGAGGGCGTGGACCTCATCACCCGCCGCATCGCGCACGAGGTGGCCCACCAGTGGTGGGGGCACCAGGTGGACCCGGCGAATGGCCCGGGGGCGTCCACCATCACCGAGTCGCTGGCGAAGTACTCCGAGCAACTCGTGCTGAAGGCCACGTACGGCGAGCCGCACGTGCGCGGGGTGCTGGCCTTCGACCTGGACCGCTACTTGAGGGGCCGGGCCGCCGAGGACGCCGAGGAGCCGCCGCTCACCGGGGTGAAGGACCAGTCGTATCTCTATTACGGAAAGGGCGCGGTGGTGATGAACGCGCTGAGCGACCTGTTGGGCGAGGCAGCGGTGAACCGGGCACTGCGAAGGCTCGTGAGTGAGCGCGCCTGGCCGAACGCGCAGCCGACGGCAACGGACCTGGTGGCCGTGCTGCGCGCCGAGGCGTCCGAGGCCCAACGTCCGCTCATCGACCAGTGGATGACGGAGGTCGTGCTCTATGACCTCAAGGTGGAGTCCGCGACGTACGAGCCGCTGGCGGATGGCCGCTACCGAGTCACCGCGCGGATTGCCGCGGCGAAGACGGCCCACCGTGGAGGCGAGGACGTCCCGCTGGAGCTGGATGAAGCGCTGGACGTCGGCGTGTTCGCCCAGCACCCGGACGGCGATGCGCCCGCGCTCTACTCCGCGAAGCATCGCTTCACCGGTGCCTCGACGGAGGTGTCCGTCATCGTGAAGGAACGCCCCGTCTACGTCGGCGTGGACCCGTTCCTGCGGCGCGTGGAGCTGGAGCGCTCGGACAACCTCCTGAAGCCCGTCATTGCTACAGGCCCGGCCCGGTGA
- a CDS encoding esterase/lipase family protein translates to MTPLDAMDVPASMPETPVVPPARAGGGGVEFAIGVLNGVVGDYLHRSDNGLATPMELFHDGHPLALDRESLRRAYPHSRGRLALWVHGLAVTEAVWSYPEDPATTYGAQLECDHGFTPLYLRYNTGLHISDNGESLARLLEELVAAFPVPVEELVLVGYSMGGLVVRSACHVAAEAGQAWLSRVRRAVYIGVPHLGSPVERVGRAVSWVLRNIPNAYTQLIADVADLRSGGVKDLGAPLSVPLLPGISHHLLVGALAARERHFVCLLFGDGVVPLTSAAGRAGDAEHDLLVTPENVRVIPGVHHVALAHDARVYAQLQSWFEEASP, encoded by the coding sequence ATGACCCCACTCGACGCGATGGATGTCCCGGCCTCCATGCCGGAAACCCCGGTGGTTCCTCCAGCGCGTGCGGGCGGTGGCGGGGTGGAGTTCGCCATTGGCGTCCTCAACGGTGTGGTGGGGGACTACCTGCACCGGAGCGACAACGGGCTGGCCACGCCGATGGAGCTCTTTCACGACGGGCACCCGCTGGCGCTCGACCGCGAATCGCTTCGTCGCGCATATCCCCACTCGCGGGGGCGGCTGGCGCTCTGGGTCCACGGGCTCGCCGTCACCGAGGCCGTGTGGTCCTACCCTGAGGATCCGGCGACGACGTACGGCGCGCAGCTGGAGTGCGACCACGGCTTCACGCCGCTCTACCTCCGCTACAACACGGGTCTGCACATCTCCGACAACGGTGAGTCCCTGGCGCGGCTGCTGGAGGAACTCGTCGCCGCGTTCCCGGTGCCCGTCGAGGAGCTCGTCCTGGTGGGCTACAGCATGGGCGGGCTCGTGGTGCGCAGTGCGTGCCACGTGGCCGCCGAGGCGGGCCAGGCGTGGCTGTCCCGGGTCCGTCGCGCCGTCTATATCGGCGTGCCGCATCTGGGCAGTCCGGTGGAGCGAGTGGGCCGCGCCGTCTCGTGGGTGCTGCGCAACATTCCGAATGCGTACACGCAGCTCATCGCGGATGTGGCGGACCTGCGCAGCGGCGGCGTAAAGGACCTGGGCGCGCCCCTGTCCGTCCCGCTGCTCCCGGGCATCTCACACCACCTGCTCGTAGGCGCGCTGGCCGCGAGAGAGCGGCACTTCGTCTGCCTGCTGTTCGGAGACGGCGTCGTCCCGCTGACGAGCGCCGCGGGCAGGGCAGGGGACGCGGAGCACGACCTCCTCGTCACGCCGGAGAACGTGCGCGTCATCCCGGGCGTGCACCATGTCGCGCTGGCGCACGACGCACGCGTCTACGCGCAGCTCCAGTCCTGGTTCGAGGAGGCGTCCCCATGA
- a CDS encoding TetR/AcrR family transcriptional regulator: protein MEGAIREFAEKGYEGATTAGIARRARSNQPLVHHHFGSKEKLFRLVLDSLFEQLQERVLAPEKDSLDVRALLRRFVLFTAERPELARIWVIESARGGRHVNYMLEKHIGPLSEHVRPLLAQAMREGLIPEGDPRLLLYAIQGLASYPFLVPEQVRQLSGGDPCSAEFANAYADMVLALMLSPKAGARRSKKPAAD, encoded by the coding sequence TTGGAGGGCGCCATCCGTGAGTTCGCGGAGAAGGGATACGAAGGGGCGACGACGGCGGGTATCGCGAGGCGGGCCCGGTCGAACCAGCCGCTGGTCCACCATCACTTCGGCAGCAAGGAAAAGCTCTTCCGGCTCGTGCTGGATTCCCTGTTCGAGCAGCTTCAGGAGCGCGTCCTCGCCCCGGAGAAGGACTCTCTCGACGTCCGAGCGCTGCTCCGGCGCTTCGTCCTGTTCACGGCCGAGCGCCCGGAGCTCGCTCGCATCTGGGTCATCGAGAGCGCCCGTGGAGGGCGGCACGTCAACTACATGCTCGAGAAGCACATCGGCCCGCTGTCCGAGCATGTGAGGCCGCTTCTGGCCCAGGCCATGCGCGAGGGCCTGATTCCAGAGGGCGACCCGCGGCTGCTGCTCTATGCAATCCAGGGACTTGCGAGCTATCCGTTCCTGGTCCCCGAGCAGGTCCGACAGTTGTCGGGTGGCGACCCATGCAGTGCGGAGTTCGCCAATGCCTATGCCGACATGGTGCTCGCATTGATGCTGAGTCCGAAGGCAGGCGCCAGGCGGTCGAAGAAGCCGGCGGCGGACTGA
- a CDS encoding bifunctional 3-(3-hydroxy-phenyl)propionate/3-hydroxycinnamic acid hydroxylase, with translation MREAPHSELVRVSGDGGGGGVDAPYEVAIIGYGPTGETAANLLGQLGVRTLVLERDSAAYPLQRAIATDDEVLRIWQSIGLVDALLEDMLTDMAGEGVDAAGRVFARLEPEKTANGFTRLAFLHQPSVDRVLRAGAGRFPEDVTVRLAEEVTSLEVTPSYVELETCSPSRGARRVRARYVLACDGGRSPTRERLGIPFSGRTWEDPWLVVDARVKKPWAAHRNFRYVCDPRCLAVDTPLPLGHHRWEFPLASAHGLRSGDSALERAWELLRARGVSEEHIELQRAVVYVHHVRTAARWRQGNVFLCGDAAHVMPPWAGQGMSSGVRDVGNLAWKLAAVLRGQAPDALLDTYQEERMPHVQAMQRLAVGIGQVFTLRPWWARTLRDAAFRAVMATPGLNALLKRGDFKPQPPCHGAAVLRSRRGGPEGTLFPQSLVADRDGRPRRLDDVLPPGFVILGDECDPRAVLPAGATAGWAALGTRFLTVRRAVSTGAGDELADLQGGLARFFDNHGARVVVLRPDRVVLGLDGRGYELHCPEVLRAPRRTTGGLTPELEASHA, from the coding sequence ATGCGAGAGGCCCCTCACTCCGAGCTCGTGCGCGTCTCCGGAGACGGTGGGGGCGGCGGAGTCGACGCACCGTACGAAGTCGCCATCATCGGGTATGGCCCGACGGGGGAGACCGCGGCGAACCTCCTGGGACAGCTGGGCGTGCGCACCCTTGTCCTGGAGCGGGACTCCGCCGCCTACCCGCTCCAGCGTGCGATTGCCACGGACGACGAGGTCCTGCGCATCTGGCAGTCCATTGGACTCGTCGACGCGCTCCTCGAAGACATGCTCACGGACATGGCGGGGGAGGGCGTCGACGCGGCGGGCAGGGTGTTCGCCCGGTTGGAGCCGGAGAAGACCGCCAACGGCTTCACGCGGCTCGCGTTCCTCCACCAGCCCTCGGTCGACCGGGTGCTGCGCGCCGGCGCCGGGCGCTTCCCCGAGGACGTCACCGTCCGGCTCGCCGAAGAAGTCACCTCGTTGGAGGTGACGCCTTCGTATGTGGAGCTCGAGACCTGCTCGCCGTCCCGAGGGGCGCGGCGGGTGCGCGCCCGCTACGTCCTGGCCTGCGACGGCGGCAGGAGCCCCACCCGCGAGCGCCTGGGCATCCCCTTCAGTGGACGCACCTGGGAGGACCCCTGGCTCGTCGTGGACGCCAGGGTCAAGAAGCCCTGGGCCGCGCACAGGAACTTCCGCTACGTCTGCGACCCCCGGTGTCTCGCGGTGGATACGCCCCTGCCGCTGGGGCATCACCGGTGGGAATTCCCCCTCGCGTCGGCGCACGGTCTGCGCTCGGGAGATTCGGCGCTCGAGCGGGCGTGGGAGTTGCTGCGCGCCCGCGGGGTGTCCGAAGAGCACATCGAGCTACAGCGCGCGGTGGTCTACGTGCACCACGTACGAACCGCGGCGCGGTGGCGTCAGGGCAACGTCTTCCTGTGCGGTGACGCGGCCCACGTGATGCCGCCATGGGCGGGGCAGGGGATGTCCTCGGGCGTGCGCGACGTGGGCAACCTCGCGTGGAAGCTCGCCGCCGTCCTGCGGGGACAGGCGCCTGACGCGCTCCTGGATACCTACCAGGAGGAGCGCATGCCGCACGTGCAGGCGATGCAGCGGCTCGCCGTCGGCATTGGCCAGGTCTTCACCCTGCGGCCCTGGTGGGCGCGCACGCTCCGGGATGCGGCCTTTCGGGCCGTGATGGCCACTCCAGGGCTGAATGCCCTGCTGAAGCGCGGCGACTTCAAGCCCCAGCCGCCATGCCACGGCGCGGCCGTGTTGCGGAGCCGTCGCGGCGGCCCGGAGGGAACCCTGTTTCCCCAGTCCCTGGTTGCCGACCGCGACGGACGTCCTCGCAGGCTGGACGACGTGCTGCCGCCGGGCTTCGTCATCCTGGGCGACGAGTGCGACCCCCGGGCGGTGCTGCCCGCGGGCGCCACCGCGGGGTGGGCGGCCCTCGGCACGCGCTTCCTCACGGTGCGCCGCGCGGTGTCCACGGGGGCGGGCGACGAGCTCGCCGACCTGCAGGGCGGGCTCGCCCGGTTCTTCGACAACCATGGCGCTCGCGTCGTCGTCCTGCGTCCTGACCGTGTCGTGCTCGGACTGGACGGACGCGGGTACGAGCTCCACTGCCCTGAAGTCCTCCGGGCCCCCCGGCGGACGACCGGAGGCCTGACACCGGAACTGGAGGCCTCGCATGCGTAG
- a CDS encoding VOC family protein: MRSNCALAYLGIEARSPDDWHVFLEDGLGLDVSWRESYLVGRLDERACRLLIHQGPRDDLTLVGWECGSERDAEARVAGFRDRGAAVTRGTSLEAKLRGMEGFFSLRERNGLVFELAWGAHAEAPVRLPLVPHGFVAQDGGLGHVALLTDDLEASTRDYAELLSARLSDHIVDRELGLVPMRVRFLRTNPRHHSLALVRASLPFNPLPRGIHHMMLQMASPDDVQDAFARLRRHGFIISRTMGKHPNDRVTSFYVRSPSMFDVEVGSGAITVDDEDTWAPREYQGISLWGHSLRSMPVGEMVRVGLGRLFKKGHR, from the coding sequence ATGCGTAGCAACTGCGCGCTCGCCTATCTCGGCATCGAGGCCCGCTCGCCCGATGACTGGCACGTCTTCCTGGAGGATGGGCTGGGCCTCGACGTGTCGTGGCGGGAGTCGTACCTCGTCGGGCGGCTGGACGAGCGCGCTTGCCGACTCCTCATCCACCAGGGCCCCCGCGATGACCTGACGCTCGTGGGTTGGGAGTGTGGGTCGGAGCGCGATGCCGAGGCGAGGGTTGCCGGCTTCCGCGACCGGGGCGCCGCCGTCACGCGCGGTACCTCGCTGGAAGCGAAGCTGCGGGGCATGGAGGGCTTCTTCAGCCTCCGCGAGCGCAACGGCCTCGTCTTCGAGCTGGCGTGGGGCGCGCACGCGGAGGCTCCCGTGCGGCTGCCGCTCGTGCCTCACGGCTTCGTGGCCCAGGACGGCGGGCTCGGCCACGTCGCGCTGTTGACGGACGACCTGGAGGCGAGCACCCGGGACTACGCCGAGCTGCTGTCGGCGCGCTTGAGCGACCACATCGTCGACCGGGAGCTGGGCCTCGTGCCAATGCGGGTGCGCTTCCTGCGTACCAACCCGCGGCACCACTCCCTTGCGCTCGTGCGGGCCTCGCTCCCGTTCAATCCGCTCCCCCGCGGCATCCACCACATGATGTTGCAGATGGCCTCGCCCGACGACGTCCAGGACGCCTTCGCGCGCTTGCGGCGTCACGGGTTCATCATCTCGCGCACGATGGGGAAGCATCCCAACGACCGTGTCACCTCGTTCTACGTGCGCTCCCCCTCGATGTTCGACGTGGAGGTGGGCTCGGGCGCCATCACCGTCGACGACGAGGACACGTGGGCGCCGCGCGAATACCAGGGCATCAGCCTCTGGGGGCATTCGCTCCGGAGCATGCCCGTCGGTGAGATGGTCCGCGTCGGCCTCGGCCGGCTCTTCAAGAAGGGACACAGATGA